Proteins encoded within one genomic window of Colius striatus isolate bColStr4 unplaced genomic scaffold, bColStr4.1.hap1 scaffold_86, whole genome shotgun sequence:
- the LOC133629589 gene encoding HLA class II histocompatibility antigen, DM beta chain isoform X1, with protein MVLLLLLALGARGAAAFMVHMGSSCSLAANGSATDFAFSLVFNKKPLVCYEPHARRFVACDYGLLQAVAAQLAAGLNNGSAWIQRAQSRQRACAQLGTRFWASTALRSTSPRARIVPWPSDTSILLTCHVWGFYPPELTVLWLHNGAVLEPEAPSSVSAVPNGDGTYQTRVALRLVAPRAGDTFTCAVQHQSLAQPLLEDWSPGLSPGLALKVAAAAVLMALGLGSFIAGFCRYRARPAAPGYTPLPGDNYPAGST; from the exons atggtgctgctgctgctgctggcgctGGGCGCCCGGGGGGCAG CCGCCTTCATGGTGCACATGGGCAGCTCCTGCTCGCTGGCAGCCAATGGCTCTGCCACCGACTTCGCGTTCAGCCTGGTGTTCAACAAGAAGCCGCTGGTTTGCTACGAGCCCCACGCCCGGCGCTTCGTGGCCTGTGACTATGGGCTGCTCCAGGCCGTGGCCGCTCAGTTGGCCGCCGGCCTCAACAACGGCAGCGCCTGGATCCAGCGCGCCCAGAGCCGGCAGCGCGCCTGCGCCCAGCTGGGCACCCGCTTCTGGGCCAGCACCGCGCTCAGGAGCA CCTCCCCCCGCGCCCGCATCGTCCCCTGGCCGTCGGAcacctccatcctcctcaccTGCCACGTCTGGGGCTTCTACCCACCCGAGCTCACGGTGCTTTGGCTGCACAACGGCGCCGTGCTGGAGCCCGAGGCCCCTTCCTCCGTCTCGGCCGTCCCCAACGGCGACGGCACCTACCAGACGCGGGTGGCCCTGCGGCTCGTGGCCCCGCGGGCCGGCGACACCTTCACGTGCGCCGTGCAGCACCAGAGCctggcccagcccctgctgGAGGACTGGA GTCCTGGTTTGTCGCCGGGGCTGGCGCTGAAGGTGGCGGCGGCCGCGGTGCTCATGGCGCTGGGACTCGGCTCGTTCATCGCCGGCTTCTGCCGCTACCGGGCCAGGCCGGCGGCACCGG GTTACACTCCCCTCCCTGGAGACAACTACCCCGCAG gCAGCACCTGA
- the LOC104554940 gene encoding class II histocompatibility antigen, M alpha chain isoform X1, which produces MCSSCSTHSGCSACSSCSGCIAAAVPAVGAVHAAGAVHATQLPLPPQQVQWMCRGCSGCSRCSSAMPAAAAAPPAGTVPAVDVQGMQWVQQLQFWAAAAAASPRSPRAGRPPMTPGPVSNGAPGGPRGSSPSRRRCHGRGAPRGAVFPRRRVTAAALGPAIGAGLGAHGPRPPDGPEAGAMGAAGRSGALRLLAVLCGVLSAAGDGEPGAHSVAEVLFCQAAVPSLGLALTFDSDQLFWFDFPGSRWTPSLPDLPPWPPALEPPEQLLQDATLCQDLRSALSDALTGYIPEAKGIPAANVFPLEPPALGEPNTLVCMVENIFPPAVDITWQLNSVSVTRGVTHTHYTPTDQLTFVRFSYLPMTPSAGDVYSCVITRQGENSSVLALWAVQTPSQDEVLETALCGAAMALGIVLALLGIAMLLVARG; this is translated from the exons atgtgcagcagctgcagcacacacagtgGGTGcagtgcctgcagcagctgcagcggcTGTATagcagctgcagtgcctgcagTGGGTGCAGTACACGCAGCAGGTGCAGTGCATGCAACTCAACTTCCACTGCCCCCACAGCAGGTGCAGTGGATGTGCAGGGGATGCAGTGGGTGTAGTAGGTGCAGCAGTGCAatgc ctgcagcagctgcagcaccccCAGCAGGTACAGTGCCTGCAGTGGATGTGCAGGGAATGCAGtgggtgcagcagctgcagttctgggctgctgccgccgccgcatCCCCCCGAAGCCCACGCGCGGGGAGACCCCCGATGACCCCGGGGCCGGTTTCAAACGGGGCGCCGGGGGGTCCCCGCGGGAGCAGCCCGAGCCGCCGGCGCTGTCACGGCCGCGGAGCCCCGCGCGGGGCCGTTTTCCCCCGGCGACGCGTGACGGCGGCCGCGCTCGGCCCCGCCATTGGCGCGGGGCTCGGAGCCCACGGGCCGCGGCCGCCGGACGGGCCCGAGGCCGGAGCGATGGGCGCTGCGGGACGGAGCGGGGCCCTGCGGCTGCTCGCGGTGCTGTGCGGGGTCCTGAGCGCCGCTGGCGACGGCG AGCCGGGGGCGCACTCTGTGGCCGAGGTGCTGTTCTGCCAGGCGGCCGTGCCCTCGCTGGGGCTGGCGCTCACCTTCGATAGTGACCAGCTCTTCTGGTTCGACTTCCCCGGCTCCCGCTGGACCCCCAGCCTGCCCGACCTGCCCCCGTGGCCCCCGGCCCTGGAGCCCCccgagcagctcctgcaggatgCCACGCTGTGCCAGGACCTGCGCAGCGCCCTCAGCGACGCCCTCACCGGCTACATCCCAGAGGCCAAGG GCATCCCGGCTGCCAACGTCTTCCCTCTGGAGCCGCCGGCGCTGGGCGAGCCCAACACGCTGGTGTGCATGGTGGAGAACATCTTCCCTCCTGCTGTGGACATCACCTGGCAGCTCAACAGTGTCTCTGTCACCCGTGGGGTCACCCACACCCACTACACCCCCACGGACCAACTGACCTTCGTCCGCTTCTCCTACCTGCCCATGACCCCCAGCGCCGGCGACGTCTATTCCTGCGTCATCACCCGCCAGGGTGAGAACAGCTCTGTCCTTGCCCTGTGGG CCGtccagaccccgagccaggacGAGGTGCTGGAGACGGCGCTGTGCGGCGCGGCCATGGCGCTGGGCATCGTGCTGGCGCTGCTGGGCATCGCCATGCTGCTGGTGGCACGTG gctga
- the LOC133629589 gene encoding protein CBFA2T3 isoform X2, whose product MVLLLLLALGARGAAAFMVHMGSSCSLAANGSATDFAFSLVFNKKPLVCYEPHARRFVACDYGLLQAVAAQLAAGLNNGSAWIQRAQSRQRACAQLGTRFWASTALRSSEAGTGPPPAPASSPGRRTPPSSSPATSGASTHPSSRCFGCTTAPCWSPRPLPPSRPSPTATAPTRRGWPCGSWPRGPATPSRAPCSTRAWPSPCWRTGVLVCRRGWR is encoded by the exons atggtgctgctgctgctgctggcgctGGGCGCCCGGGGGGCAG CCGCCTTCATGGTGCACATGGGCAGCTCCTGCTCGCTGGCAGCCAATGGCTCTGCCACCGACTTCGCGTTCAGCCTGGTGTTCAACAAGAAGCCGCTGGTTTGCTACGAGCCCCACGCCCGGCGCTTCGTGGCCTGTGACTATGGGCTGCTCCAGGCCGTGGCCGCTCAGTTGGCCGCCGGCCTCAACAACGGCAGCGCCTGGATCCAGCGCGCCCAGAGCCGGCAGCGCGCCTGCGCCCAGCTGGGCACCCGCTTCTGGGCCAGCACCGCGCTCAGGAGCAGTGAGGCGGGCACGGGG CCTCCCCCCGCGCCCGCATCGTCCCCTGGCCGTCGGAcacctccatcctcctcaccTGCCACGTCTGGGGCTTCTACCCACCCGAGCTCACGGTGCTTTGGCTGCACAACGGCGCCGTGCTGGAGCCCGAGGCCCCTTCCTCCGTCTCGGCCGTCCCCAACGGCGACGGCACCTACCAGACGCGGGTGGCCCTGCGGCTCGTGGCCCCGCGGGCCGGCGACACCTTCACGTGCGCCGTGCAGCACCAGAGCctggcccagcccctgctgGAGGACTGGA GTCCTGGTTTGTCGCCGGGGCTGGCGCTGA
- the LOC104560222 gene encoding HLA class II histocompatibility antigen, DM beta chain-like, translating to MCLLGALGLLLSCQAAAAFMVHMGSSCSLAANGSATDFEFSLVFNKKPLVCYEPHARRFVACDYGLLQAVAAQLAAGLNNGSAWIQRAQSRQRACAQLGTRFWASTALRSTPPHVRIVATPLRDTSSTVVLTCHVWGFYPSALTVLWLHNGAVVATGDTTKILSNGDWTYQTQVALRATAEAGDTFTCVVQHDSLEQPLQRHWGPGLSPGLMVNVVVAAVTMILGLLVFAAGTFSYCLQAPDPGPDPAAGPSPDLSASPAPGSYLGPGSGLSLESGLGSCPCPHPGSGPCPGADPCLHLGSGHHPGPGSGPYPGPGPHSSLGAGYTPGPYPHPGSNPDTGPSPGVHSGPGAGPGSHPGPGAGPSPSVHPGPGAGPASHPGPGAGPSPGSHPGPGPGPGSHPGPGPGAGPSPGSHPGPGAGPGSHPGPGAGPSPGSHPGPGAGPGPGSHPGPPTAICGHAVSKV from the exons ATGTGTCTGCTGGGGGCGCTGGGGCTcctgctgagctgccaggctgcag CCGCCTTCATGGTGCACATGGGCAGCTCCTGCTCGCTGGCAGCCAACGGCTCTGCCACCGACTTCGAGTTCAGCCTGGTGTTCAACAAGAAGCCGCTGGTTTGCTACGAGCCCCACGCCCGGCGCTTCGTGGCCTGTGACTATGGGCTGCTCCAGGCCGTGGCCGCTCAGTTGGCCGCCGGCCTCAACAACGGCAGCGCCTGGATCCAGCGCGCCCAGAGCCGGCAGCGCGCCTGCGCCCAGCTGGGCACCCGCTTCTGGGCCAGCACCGCGCTCAGGAGCA caccaccCCACGTCCGCATCGTGGCCACTCCCCTCCGTGACACATCCAGCACCGTCGTCCTCACCTGCCACGTCTGGGGCTTCTACCCCTCGGCACTGACCGTCCTGTGGCTGCACAACGGGGCCGTGGTGGCCACTGGTGACACCACCAAGATCCTGTCCAATGGTGACTGGACCTACCAGACACAGGTGGCCCTGAGAGCCACGGCTGAGGCTGGGGACACCTTCACGTGTGTGGTGCAGCACGacagcctggagcagcccctgcagaggCACTGGG GTCCTGGGTTGTCCCCAGGGCTGATGGTGAACGTGGTGGTGGCGGCGGTGACGATGATCCTGGGGCTGTTGGTCTTTGCTGCTGGCACCTTCAGCTACTGCCTTCAGGCACCAG ATCCTGGTCCTGATCCAGCAGCTGGTCCCAGTCCTGATCTGAGTGCTAGTCCTGCTCCTGGTTCTTATCTTGGCCCTGGGTCTGGTCTCAGTCTTGAATCTGGTCTTGGTTCTTGTCCTTGTCCCCATCCTGGATCTGGTCCTTGTCCTGGTGCTGATCCTTGTCTCCACCTTGGATCTGGACACCATCCTGGTCCTGGATCTGGTCCCTATCCTGGTCCTGGTCCCCATTCTAGTCTTGGTGCTGGTTACACTCCTGGTCCTTATCCTCATCCTGGATCCAATCCTGATACTGGCCCCAGTCCTGGTGTTCATTCTGGTCCTGGTGCTGGTCCTGGTTCCCATCCTGGTCCTGGTGCTGGCCCCAGTCCCAGTGTTCATCCTGGTCCTGGTGCTGGTCCTGCTTCCCATCCTGGTCCTGGTGCTGGTCCCAGTCCTGGTTCCCATCCTGGTCCTGGTCCTGGTCCTGGTTCCCATCCTGGTCCTGGTCCTGGTGCTGGTCCCAGTCCTGGTTCCCATCCTGGTCCTGGTGCTGGTCCTGGTTCCCATCCTGGTCCTGGTGCTGGTCCCAGTCCTGGTTCCCATCCTGGTCCTGGTGCTGGTCCCGGTCCTGGTTCCCATCCTGGTCCCCCCACAGCCATTTGTGGCCACGCAGTGTCCAAAGTCTGA
- the LOC133629585 gene encoding C-type lectin domain family 2 member D3-like → MRNLLYGPGEALQGLKSSQAPFPLRPIPNDTRSPFPSLPAGLRTSSGGPRCISCRGGPTRAAVPPLRAEGGTAPSAEGAAAGSRAAGAALPAAPGLGCASDWVGYRNMCYHLSLNISSWNGSQAQCSQHGASLAMLQEEWEMEFLQRLQGDLDCWVGVRRQGEHLERVDGSNFTFRVSLQGVDPCLTLIHGHLRGASCSDLYPYICSKPLSHWRSGLSQAGHPQL, encoded by the exons atgaggaacctgctttatGGGCCTGGAGAAGCTCTTCAAGGTCTCAAGAGCTCTCAA GCTCCGTTCCCGCTGCGGCCGATCCCAAACGACACCCGCTcgcccttcccctccctccccgccgGCCTCCGAACCTCGTCCGGCGGCCCGCGCTGCATCTCATGCCGGGGTGGCCCCACCCGCGCGGCCGTGCCCCCTTTAAGAGCCGAAGGAGGAACCGCTCCCAGCGCTGAGGGGGCCGCGG CAGGGAGCCGTGCAGCgggggcagctctgcctgcggccccggggctgggctgtgcctctGACTGGGTCGGGTACCGGAACATGTGCTACCACCTCTCGCTGAACATCAGCAGCTGGAACGGGAGCCAAGCACAGTGCTCACAGCACGGGGCATCgctggccatgctgcaggagGAGTGGGAAatg gagTTTCTGCAGCGCCTCCAAGGTGATTTGGATTgctgggtgggtgtgaggagacAGGGTGAGCACCTGGAGAGAGTGGATGGCAGCAACTTCACCTTCAG GGTCTCACTTCAGGGGGTGGATCCTTGTCTGACTCTGATCCATGGGCACCTCAGGGGGGCGAGTTGCTCTGACCTCTACCCCTACATCTGCAGCAAACCCCTGAGCCACTGGAGAAGTGGCCTTTCCCAGGCTGGGCACCCACAGCTTTag
- the LOC104554940 gene encoding class II histocompatibility antigen, M alpha chain isoform X2, translating into MCSSCSTHSGCSACSSCSGCIAAAVPAVGAVHAAGAVHATQLPLPPQQVQWMCRGCSGCSRCSSAMPAAAAAPPAGTVPAVDVQGMQWVQQLQFWAAAAAASPRSPRAGRPPMTPGPVSNGAPGGPRGSSPSRRRCHGRGAPRGAVFPRRRVTAAALGPAIGAGLGAHGPRPPDGPEAGAMGAAGRSGALRLLAVLCGVLSAAGDGEPGAHSVAEVLFCQAAVPSLGLALTFDSDQLFWFDFPGSRWTPSLPDLPPWPPALEPPEQLLQDATLCQDLRSALSDALTGYIPEAKGIPAANVFPLEPPALGEPNTLVCMVENIFPPAVDITWQLNSVSVTRGVTHTHYTPTDQLTFVRFSYLPMTPSAGDVYSCVITRQAVQTPSQDEVLETALCGAAMALGIVLALLGIAMLLVARG; encoded by the exons atgtgcagcagctgcagcacacacagtgGGTGcagtgcctgcagcagctgcagcggcTGTATagcagctgcagtgcctgcagTGGGTGCAGTACACGCAGCAGGTGCAGTGCATGCAACTCAACTTCCACTGCCCCCACAGCAGGTGCAGTGGATGTGCAGGGGATGCAGTGGGTGTAGTAGGTGCAGCAGTGCAatgc ctgcagcagctgcagcaccccCAGCAGGTACAGTGCCTGCAGTGGATGTGCAGGGAATGCAGtgggtgcagcagctgcagttctgggctgctgccgccgccgcatCCCCCCGAAGCCCACGCGCGGGGAGACCCCCGATGACCCCGGGGCCGGTTTCAAACGGGGCGCCGGGGGGTCCCCGCGGGAGCAGCCCGAGCCGCCGGCGCTGTCACGGCCGCGGAGCCCCGCGCGGGGCCGTTTTCCCCCGGCGACGCGTGACGGCGGCCGCGCTCGGCCCCGCCATTGGCGCGGGGCTCGGAGCCCACGGGCCGCGGCCGCCGGACGGGCCCGAGGCCGGAGCGATGGGCGCTGCGGGACGGAGCGGGGCCCTGCGGCTGCTCGCGGTGCTGTGCGGGGTCCTGAGCGCCGCTGGCGACGGCG AGCCGGGGGCGCACTCTGTGGCCGAGGTGCTGTTCTGCCAGGCGGCCGTGCCCTCGCTGGGGCTGGCGCTCACCTTCGATAGTGACCAGCTCTTCTGGTTCGACTTCCCCGGCTCCCGCTGGACCCCCAGCCTGCCCGACCTGCCCCCGTGGCCCCCGGCCCTGGAGCCCCccgagcagctcctgcaggatgCCACGCTGTGCCAGGACCTGCGCAGCGCCCTCAGCGACGCCCTCACCGGCTACATCCCAGAGGCCAAGG GCATCCCGGCTGCCAACGTCTTCCCTCTGGAGCCGCCGGCGCTGGGCGAGCCCAACACGCTGGTGTGCATGGTGGAGAACATCTTCCCTCCTGCTGTGGACATCACCTGGCAGCTCAACAGTGTCTCTGTCACCCGTGGGGTCACCCACACCCACTACACCCCCACGGACCAACTGACCTTCGTCCGCTTCTCCTACCTGCCCATGACCCCCAGCGCCGGCGACGTCTATTCCTGCGTCATCACCCGCCAGG CCGtccagaccccgagccaggacGAGGTGCTGGAGACGGCGCTGTGCGGCGCGGCCATGGCGCTGGGCATCGTGCTGGCGCTGCTGGGCATCGCCATGCTGCTGGTGGCACGTG gctga
- the RPS5 gene encoding small ribosomal subunit protein uS7, which yields MTDWETAPAVTETPDIKLFGKWSTDDVQINDISLQDYIAVKEKYAKYLPHSAGRYAAKRFRKAQCPIVERLTNSMMMHGRNNGKKLMTVRIVKHAFEIIHLLTGENPLQVLVNAIINSGPREDSTRIGRAGTVRRQAVDVSPLRRVNQAIWLLCTGAREAAFRNIKTIAECLADELINAAKGSSNSYAIKKKDELERVAKSNR from the exons ATGACTGACTGGGAGACGGCGCCCGCTGTCACCGAGACCCCCGACATCAAGCTCTTCGGGAAATGGAGCACGGATGATGTGCAGATCAATGACATCTCCCTCCAG GATTACATCGCCGTGAAGGAGAAATACGCCAAGTACCTTCCCCACAGCGCCGGGCGCTACGCGGCCAAGCGCTTCCGCAAGGCGCAGTGCCCCATCGTGGAGCGCCTCACCAACTCCATGATGATGCACGGCCGCAACAACGGCAAGAAGCTCATGACCGTCCGCATCGTCAAACACGCCTTCGAGATCATCCACCTGCTCACCGGAGAG AACCCCCTGCAGGTCCTGGTGAACGCCATCATCAACTCGGGCCCCCGCGAGGACTCGACCCGCATCGGCCGCGCCGGCACGGTCCGCAGGCAGGCGGTGGACGTGTCCCCCCTGCGCCGCGTCAACCAG GCCATCTGGCTGCTGTGCACCGGGGCCCGCGAAGCCGCCTTCCGCAACATCAAAACCATCGCGGAGTGTTTGGCCGACGAGCTCATCAACGCTGCCAAG GGCTCGTCCAACTCCTACGCCATCAAGAAGAAGGACGAGCTGGAGCGTGTGGCCAAATCCAACCGTTAG